The Candidatus Binatia bacterium DNA segment TCGTCACATAGCCGATCAAAATCACGGCGTCTCGGCTGACGACCAGGACGACGAGCCAGAGCGGGATGCCCTCCATCATCCCGAGCATGATGAAGGAGCTCATCAGCAGGAGCTTGTCGGCGATCGGATCGAGATACGCGCCCAGGGAAGTCTTTTGATTCATCCGGCGCGCCAGGAATCCATCGAGGGCGTCCGTTACGCCGCCGAGGATGAAGACCAAGAGCGCGTCAAGATAGAGATGCGAGGCGAGCAGGACCAAAAAAAACGGTATCGCTACGATGCGGATCAGCGTGAGGAAGTTGGGCAGGTTCAGCATAGGAGCGAACTTCAACCCTCCAGGGAACGGCTTTGCTCCAGCCATTTTCTCATCTGGCCGGCGAGCTTCGGACTCAGTAGCGCCGTCACGTGGATTTTGTTTTCTTCGTAGGTTTCATCGAGAATACGGCCCTGGCTCCGGAGCAGGGCAAGGAGGGAGCCCTGCGACGGAGAAAAAGAAAACGCGCTTCTCTCCTTCCCCTGATCGAGCGTCTTCTCGATCGCTTCGAGAAGCCGGTCGAGGCCTTTCCCCGTAAGCGCGGAGATCGGACAGGCCGCGCGCGCGCCGTTGGCGGGAAAACGGCTGAAGCCCGTTCCCGGAGCGAGATCGATTTTATTCGGCGCCAGGATATACGGCGTATCGCCCGCGCCAATGTCCCGCAAAACCGTCTCGACGACTTCGATCTGTTCTTGACAGCGCGGATGCGATGCATCGACGACCTGGAGCAGCAGATCGGCGCAGCGGACCTCCTCCAGCGTGCTTTTGAACGCCTCGATCAGCGAGTGGGGAATCTTGTTGATGAATCCGACCGTGTCCGCCAGCATAACCCGATCGCCGCCGGAAAGCCGAAGACAACGAATGGTCGGATCGAGCGTGGCGAAGAGCTTGTCCTCGACGATGACGCCGGCGCGGGTAAGCGCGTTCATCAAGGTCGATTTGCCCGAGTTGGTGTAGCCGACCAGCGCGACCGTGGCGTAGGGAACTTCGAGCCGCTCGCGGCGCTGGATGAGCCTGGTCCTTTCAACCGTTTGCAGGCGCCGTTTCAAGGTCGCGATCCGCTCGCGCACGCGCCGGCGGTCGACTTCGAGCTGGGTCTCGCCGGGTCCGCGCGTGCCGATGCCGCCGCCCAGGCGCGACAGATGCGTCCACTGCCGCGTGAGACGCGGGCGCATGTATTCGAGCTGGGCCAGCTCGACCTGGAGCTTGCCTTCGTTGCTGCGCGCCCGCTGCGCGAAGATATCCAGGATCAACTGGCTGCGGTCGATGACTCGAAGCTCGAACGCGGCTTCGAGATTGCGCTGCTGCGCCGGCGTAAGATCCTCGTCGAAGATCACCAGATCCGGCTTGGTCTCCCTAAGATACGTCCGGATCTCCTCCACTTTGCCTTTGCCGATGAGCGTCGCGGGAGTGATGCTCTTCAGGCGTTGAACGAACCGGCCGACGACCTCCGCGCCGGCGCTCCGGGCAAGTTTTTCCAGCTCGTCGAGATTGTCGTCCGGCGGATTCCCCGAGTTCCGCGCCGAGATCTCCGCGCCGACCAGGAGGACCCGTTCTTGAAATCCGCTGAGCTTTGGATAAACGCGCTTCAAGACGGCAACGGGGAGACGGTGACGCGGCTGCCGAAAAGCTGCTCCACCGTCTGGAGCAGCTCCGGGTTGGAAGCGACCCGGAGATCGTTGGGCAGTTCGATGACGGTTTCGCTTCGGTCTGGCTTCCTGAGATGAAGAAAGACCGGGCAAGTCCCGGGATATTTGCGCAGCGTGTCGTGGAGGCGAACGAATTCCTCCGACGTAACGTCGGGACTGACGACGTAGAAATGAATCCGCTCGCCGTTTTCTTTTTTTCTCCGCTCGATTCCGGGAGGCAACTGTTGCGCCGCCTGCTCGAGCCGGACGACGTTGTTGGCGATGATCTGCACGCGCTCTTCGCCCACGTCCATCTTACCGGAAACCAGAATCGGATCGTCCTGGACCAACATCTCCATGCAGCGGCGATAGGTATCGGGCCAGACGATGACTTCGATAAAGCCGGTTCGGTCTTCCAATTGAAAGCTCGCGTAGCGCTCGCCTTTCTTGGTATTTCTGAGACGCATCGCTGTGACCACTCCGCCCGCTTTGACTTCGCCGCTGACCGGGTTTTCTTTCAAATCCGATATGGCCCCGGAGGTAAGCCGCGCCAGCCGGTCTTCGTATTTATCGAGCGGGTGCCCGGTAATATAAAAGCCGACGGATTCCTTTTCGAAGGCGAGCTGCTGCTGCGCCGACCAATCTTCCACTTCGGGATACCTCTCCAATCCCCTCCCACCGCCGGAATTCAGAATCCAGAATCCAGAATCCGCCCCTCTTCCCCCTTCTGAATTCTGAATTCTGACTTCTGCATTCTGCACTCCAGCGAACAGATCGATCTGGTTGCTTTCCTTATTCTTCTGGTACGACTGCCCCGCGCGCATCGCGTCGTCGAGCGCGCCGAGCATGCGCGCGCGCGAAAATCCGGTGGAATCGAAGGCGCCGCACTTGATTAGGCTCTCCAGCACCCTTTTATTCACCGCGGTGAGTTCGACGCGGCGGCAAAAATCGAAAACGGATTTGAAGCCGCCCTCCTGATCGCGGCTTTGCAGGATGATCTCCACCGCTTTCTCGCCGACGTTCTTGACCGCCGCCAGGCCGAAGCGAATCTTCTCTCCCACCGCCGCGAAATCGGCGTGACTCTCGTTGATGTCCGGCGGCAGGACCTCGATATTCTTGTCGCGGCACTCGGCGAGATTCTTGATCACCTTGTCCGTGTCTCCGGTCTCGGAAGTCAGCAGCGCCGCCATGAACTCGACGGGATAATGCGCCTTCAAGTACGCCGTCTGGTAAGAGATCAGCGCGTAGGCCGCCGAATGCGATTTGTTGAAGCCGTAGCGCGCGAAGGTCTCCATCTGGTCGAAGATCTCGCCGGCCGTCCGCGCATCGATCTTGTTTTTCTTCGCGCCCTCGACGAAGCGCTCGCGCTGGCTCGCCATCTCTTCGGGGTCTTTCTTTCCCATCGCGCGGCGGAGAATATCCGCTTCACCCATGCTGTAGCCGGCAAGCACCTGAGCGATCTGCATGACCTGCTCCTGGTAAACGATGACGCCGTAGGTGTCTTTAAGAATCGTCTCCAGCAGCGGATGCAGATACTTGATCTGCTCGCGGCCGTGCTTTCGCTGGATATATTGCTCGGCCATGCCGCTGTCGAGCGGGCCGGGACGGAACAGCGCCAGGATGGCGACCAGGTCTTCAAAACAGTTGGGCCTGATCTTGACCGTCATCTCGCGGATGCCCGTGCTCTCGAGCTGGAAGATGCCGGTGGTGTTGCCCGAGCAGAGCATGCGATAGGTTTTCTTGTCGTCGAGCGGCAGGTTATTGAGATCGATCGTAACGTCCCGGCTCTTTCGCAGGAGCTTGAGGCAGTCGGCGAGCAGGGTCAGCGTCTTCAAACCGAGAAAGTCGAATTTGATGAGCCCGATCTTCTCGACGCTCGACATGTCGAACTGCGTGACGATGCCGCCTTCCTTGTCGAGATAGAGCGGGAGATACTCGACCAGCGGAAGATTGGACAAGACCACCCCGGCCGCGTGCGTCGAGGAATGGCGCGTGAGCCCTTCGAGGCGCATCGCGTGATCGATCAATTCCTTGACCCGCGGGTCGCTTTTCATCAGCGACGCCAGGCGCGGCTCCATCTTGATCGAATCCGCGAGCGAATAATCGAACCCCTGCTTGGGCGCCGGGATCAGCTTCGCGATGGCGTCGGCCTCGGCGAAGGAAAATCCCAGCGCGCGGCCGACGTCCTTGATCGCGGCCTTGGCTTTCAGCGTCCCAAACGTCGCGATCTGGGCGACTTTGTCGGCGCCGTACTTTTCCTTGACGTAGCGGATCACCTGATCGCGCCCGCGGATGCAGAAGTCCACGTCGATATCCGGC contains these protein-coding regions:
- the dnaE gene encoding DNA polymerase III subunit alpha: MEHSRFVHLHCHTQYSLLDGANKVEALVERVRELKQPALAMTDHGNMFGTIEFYQEAAKHGIKPIIGCEIYVAPASRFERKGVDKGNKEYNNHLILLAMNLEGYKNLCKLVTVGFMEGFYYKPRIDKEILQEHNKGLIALSACLQGEVSSALDSGNFEKAKAAAESYAAIFGDRYYLEIQDNKLPQQEQVNRMIVELGKELSLPVVATNDCHYGERDDAAAHDVLLCVQTGKTVQDENRLKMHTDELFVKSAELMKQGFDYCPDAVERTLEIAERCNLELQFGRYHFPHFTVPKEVSLDDYLDELARKGLAERLANFGLTEAEDNKKRVDLYHERLDYELGVIKGMQFSGYFLIVADFINYAKDNGIPVGPGRGSAAGSLVAYALKITDLDPIRHGLLFERFLNPERRSMPDIDVDFCIRGRDQVIRYVKEKYGADKVAQIATFGTLKAKAAIKDVGRALGFSFAEADAIAKLIPAPKQGFDYSLADSIKMEPRLASLMKSDPRVKELIDHAMRLEGLTRHSSTHAAGVVLSNLPLVEYLPLYLDKEGGIVTQFDMSSVEKIGLIKFDFLGLKTLTLLADCLKLLRKSRDVTIDLNNLPLDDKKTYRMLCSGNTTGIFQLESTGIREMTVKIRPNCFEDLVAILALFRPGPLDSGMAEQYIQRKHGREQIKYLHPLLETILKDTYGVIVYQEQVMQIAQVLAGYSMGEADILRRAMGKKDPEEMASQRERFVEGAKKNKIDARTAGEIFDQMETFARYGFNKSHSAAYALISYQTAYLKAHYPVEFMAALLTSETGDTDKVIKNLAECRDKNIEVLPPDINESHADFAAVGEKIRFGLAAVKNVGEKAVEIILQSRDQEGGFKSVFDFCRRVELTAVNKRVLESLIKCGAFDSTGFSRARMLGALDDAMRAGQSYQKNKESNQIDLFAGVQNAEVRIQNSEGGRGADSGFWILNSGGGRGLERYPEVEDWSAQQQLAFEKESVGFYITGHPLDKYEDRLARLTSGAISDLKENPVSGEVKAGGVVTAMRLRNTKKGERYASFQLEDRTGFIEVIVWPDTYRRCMEMLVQDDPILVSGKMDVGEERVQIIANNVVRLEQAAQQLPPGIERRKKENGERIHFYVVSPDVTSEEFVRLHDTLRKYPGTCPVFLHLRKPDRSETVIELPNDLRVASNPELLQTVEQLFGSRVTVSPLPS
- the hflX gene encoding GTPase HflX is translated as MKRVYPKLSGFQERVLLVGAEISARNSGNPPDDNLDELEKLARSAGAEVVGRFVQRLKSITPATLIGKGKVEEIRTYLRETKPDLVIFDEDLTPAQQRNLEAAFELRVIDRSQLILDIFAQRARSNEGKLQVELAQLEYMRPRLTRQWTHLSRLGGGIGTRGPGETQLEVDRRRVRERIATLKRRLQTVERTRLIQRRERLEVPYATVALVGYTNSGKSTLMNALTRAGVIVEDKLFATLDPTIRCLRLSGGDRVMLADTVGFINKIPHSLIEAFKSTLEEVRCADLLLQVVDASHPRCQEQIEVVETVLRDIGAGDTPYILAPNKIDLAPGTGFSRFPANGARAACPISALTGKGLDRLLEAIEKTLDQGKERSAFSFSPSQGSLLALLRSQGRILDETYEENKIHVTALLSPKLAGQMRKWLEQSRSLEG
- the pgsA gene encoding CDP-diacylglycerol--glycerol-3-phosphate 3-phosphatidyltransferase, translating into MAGAKPFPGGLKFAPMLNLPNFLTLIRIVAIPFFLVLLASHLYLDALLVFILGGVTDALDGFLARRMNQKTSLGAYLDPIADKLLLMSSFIMLGMMEGIPLWLVVLVVSRDAVILIGYVTITFLAEEAPEVQPTMSGKLSTVSQLITVVVVLAMLANSRLLEPWMDDVLFYVTAAATVFSGVQYLYRGLLWLQNRVAS